A region from the Onychostoma macrolepis isolate SWU-2019 chromosome 18, ASM1243209v1, whole genome shotgun sequence genome encodes:
- the rnf7 gene encoding RING-box protein 2, which yields MAEMDDGDEPGLVHTHSSSSGSKSGGDKMFSLKKWNAVAMWSWDVECDTCAICRVQVMDACLRCQAENKQEDCVVVWGECNHSFHNCCMSLWVKQNNRCPLCQQDWVVQRIGK from the exons ATGGCGGAGATGGACGACGGTGATGAGCCGGGTTTAGTGCACACTCACAGCAGTTCTTCTGGATCTAAATCAGGGGGAGACAAGATGTTCTCTCTCAAGAAGTGGAATGCGGTAGCCATGTGGAGCTGGGATGTGGAGTGTGACACTTGTGCTATTTGTCGGGTTCAAGTAATGG aTGCATGCTTGAGATGTCAGgctgaaaacaaacaagaagACTGTGTCG tGGTATGGGGAGAGTGCAACCACTCCTTCCACAACTGCTGCATGTCCCTCTGGGTGAAGCAGAACAATAGATGCCCACTATGCCAACAGGACTGGGTGGTACAGAGGATTGGCAAGTGA
- the grk7b gene encoding rhodopsin kinase grk7-b, translated as MCDMGGLDNLVANTAYLKAQSLDDKEMRKRRRSLILPQPETCTEVRATIPKDFEDICEQQPIGKRCFRRFLLASSPEYLAAAEFLEELNDWNLAEAGAKDKARQNIINKFCKADSKSFMAYLTEDMVEKCKVISEKDFEEVMMGQVKEATEEFLRGQPFTEYQTSPFFDRFVQWKQFEKQPISDKYFYEFRTLGKGGFGEVCAVQVKHTGHMYACKKLDKKRLKKKGGEKMALLEKKILEKVNSLFLVNLAYAFDTTTHLCLVMTLMNGGDIKYHIYHTGEIGIEMERIIHYTAQIITGILHLHAMDIVYRDMKPENVLLDSQGQCRLSDLGLAVELPNGKTITQKAGTKGYMAPEILKQEPYRTSVDWWALGCSIYEMVAGRLPFRGHKEKVTKEEIVRRTLEDECKFEHKNFDAPSKDIISFFLKKNVEDRLGCKDDPRKHEFFKSINIPRLEAGLIAPPWVPKPNVVYAKDTGDIRDFSEVKGVEFDANDKKFFKEFSTGAVPIPWQQEMIDSGLFDELNDPNRKTVGLDDDDVQKSKSCTLL; from the exons ATGTGCGACATGGGTGGACTGGACAACCTGGTGGCCAACACAGCCTACCTGAAAGCACAGAGTCTAGACGACAAGGAGATGAGGAAACGAAGGCGTAGTCTAATTCTTCCCCAACCTGAGACTTGTACAGAGGTGCGTGCAACTATTCCCAAGGACTTTGAGGACATCTGTGAGCAGCAGCCCATTGGGAAAAGATGCTTCCGACGGTTCCTTTTAGCCTCCAGTCCAGAATACCTTGCCGCTGCAGAGTTTCTGGAAGAGTTGAATGACTGGAATTTGGCAGAGGCCGGTGCTAAAGACAAAGCCAGGCAGAATATCATTAACAAATTCTGCAAAGCTGACTCCAAGAGTTTCATGGCTTATCTAACAGAGGACATGGTGGAAAAGTGTAAAGTCATCTCTGAGAAGGACTTTGAGGAGGTGATGATGGGACAGGTTAAAGAAGCCACAGAGGAGTTTCTAAGAGGACAACCTTTCACTGAGTATCAGACCAGCCCGTTCTTTGATAGATTTGTGCAATGGAAGCAATTCGAGAAGCAGCCCATCTCTGATAAATATTTCTATGAGTTCAGAACTTTGGGGAAAGGAGGATTTGGAGAG GTGTGTGCTGTTCAGGTCAAACACACGGGCCACATGTATGCCTGCAAGAAGCTAGACAAGAAACGTCTGAAGAAAAAAGGAGGTGAAAAGATGGCTCTGCTGGAGAAAAAAATCTTGGAGAAGGTGAACAGCCTGTTTCTGGTGAACCTGGCCTACGCGTTTGACACGACGACCCACCTGTGTCTGGTCATGACTCTGATGAATGGAGGGGATATAAAGTACCACATCTACCACACTGGGGAGATTGGCATTGAGATGGAGCGCATCATTCACTACACAGCTCAAATCATCACTGGTATCCTGCACCTACATGCCATGGATATTGTGTACCGGGACATGAAGCCAGAGAACGTCCTACTGGACAGTCAAGGCCAGTGCAGGTTGTCAGACTTGGGTCTAGCTGTGGAGCTACCAAACGGGAAAACCATCACTCAAAAG GCTGGCACCAAAGGGTACATGGCGCCAGAGATCTTGAAGCAGGAACCGTATCGTACGTCAGTGGATTGGTGGGCCTTGGGCTGTAGCATCTATGAGATGGTGGCTGGCCGTCTGCCTTTTAGAGGTCACAAAGAGAAGGTTACTAAAGAAGAGATAGTAAGGAGAACTCTAGAAGACGAGTGTAAATTTGAACACAAAAATTTTGACGCCCCCTCAAAGGATATCatcagtttttttctgaaaaagaaCGTTGAAGACCGCCTTGGCTGCAA GGATGACCCTCGGAAACATGAGTTCTTCAAATCCATCAACATCCCTCGACTAGAGGCGGGGCTTATTGCACCTCCATGGGTGCCCAAACCCAACGTTGTGTACGCTAAAGACACGGGCGACATTCGGGACTTCTCTGAGGTTAAAGGGGTTGAATTTGATGCCAATGATAagaagttttttaaagaattcagcACAGGAGCAGTGCCAATTCCATGGCAACAAGAGATGATTGACAGCGGACTCTTTGATGAGCTTAACGACCCAAACAGGAAGACAGTGggactggatgatgatgatgtgcaAAAATCCAAATCTTGCACTCTTCTGTGA